The genomic window AATTACATTGCCTAACAAACTATTCTCATTTAAAACAATAACTGCGATTATAATTGTAATATCCTTAATAACAAGTTATTCAGGATTTATAATCTATAAAGCTTCAAATTTAGAATACCTAATTGCTCGTGATGATATAAATAATAAATTAAAAGGACTTCTAACAGGAGATCAGGTTGTAAATAAAATCTCTGGATATCCAAATACTTTTAGCAGTTCAGAATCATTTTATGAATATGCCGGAATTTACTATGTCAGAGAAAAACAATATGACAAAGCCTTAAAATGTTTTTCAAAAGCAGGTAAAATTAATGGGTATTCGGGGCGAATAGAGTTTTACAAACATGTAATCTCTAAACATAAAGGGAATATGGATAGTGCGTATGTTTATTCTAAGCAGGCTTTCTATCTTCGTCCAAGAAATTACGACTTATTTAATGCGGCAATTAATCTTGCTATATCAAAAAAGGACACCACAGAAATATTAAAGCAAAACAAACTATTTTCACAATACAGACCAATGCCTCAAACTTGGGATCTTGCAGTACGTGGACTTAGATATTCGGGTTACAATGATCAAAATTTAATTCAATTTCTTAATGAAGGATTAAAAAAATTCCCTGGGGACAGTATTTTATCAAAACAAAAAAATGAACTTTTAATTACAACTTACTTAACTGGAGGCCAGAATTTTGAGTACAAAGATGATTTGAGCAGTGCGTTGGAGTCTTATGAAAAAGCTTTAAAAATTGACCCTAAAAATATTTATGTAACACAAAATATTGGTTTTAATTATTTAAAACAAGGGCAGAACAAGAAAGCAATAAATGCTTTACAGGAAGCATTGAAATATCCAGGCCTAAATGATGGCAAAACAGAATTTTTTCTTGCTATTTGCTATTTAAAAGAGAACGACAAAGTTAATGCTCAAAAATATTTCAATCTATCAAAAGATAAAAATTATCCTATTGCAAAACAATTAATGGCTAAAACTCAAAATAGTGATACTGAAGTTGCAGCATTAAAAAAACGAAAAAATGATCTTATAATTGCGGACTTAATTACCGAAGGCCAAAACTATGAAGATAAGAAAGAAATGGATAAAGCTTTAGAATCCTATCAAAAAGCCCAAAAAATTGATCCGAAAAGCATTTATGTAGCGCAAAATATTGGTTTTTATTATTTAAAAATAGGACAGTCAAAAAAAGCGATCTATTATTTATTGAACGCTCTTAAATATCCAGGTTTAAATGGAGGGAAAACAGAATACTTCCTAGCAATTTGTTACTTAAAAGAAAATGATAAAAATAATGCCTGCAAGTATTTAAACATAGCACAAGACAAAAACTATTCTGATGCCCAACAGTTATTAAAGATGTGCAAATAGTTCTTGTTTTTCTTAAACATTAATGTAAAATGATTCGTTTTTAAACAAATTAGCTATAAAATTTGAATATATTTTAGTTAAAAATGCCTTATTTTGTGCTTTCAATTAACTACACAATTATGCAATCTATTCAAGCCAATAATTATTTCGTACATTTTAATGAGAATGCTTACGAAGCTTTAAATAAACATTTAAGAGAAAGTAAATATTCTAATATTTTTATGATTGTTGATGATCAAACTAATGAGTATTGTTTATCTAAATTTATTCCTCTTTTAGAGACCGATTTAGCAATCGAAATCATAGAATTTGAAGCTGGAGAAGCAAATAAAAACATTGAAACTTGTATTGAGATCTGGAATATTTTGACAGAACTTGGAGCAGATAGAAAATCGCTTATCATTAATTTAGGAGGAGGTGTTGTCACAGATTTAGGAGGCTTTGTTGCTTCTACATTCAAAAGAGGTGTAGATTTTATCAATATTCCTACTACCCTATTGTCTATGGTTGATGCTTCTGTTGGAGGAAAAACAGGAGTTGACTTAGGAAATCTTAAAAATCAGATCGGAGTGATTAATGTACCGCAAATGGTATTAATTGATACACAATATTTAGAAACTTTACCGCAAAGCGAAATGCGTTCTGGTTTGGCTGAAATGCTAAAACATGGTTTAATATATGACGCACCTTATTGGAGACAGTTTTCAGACTTAAAATCGATTGTTTTTGATGAATTAGATCAATTAATATATCGTTCTGTTGAAATTAAGAATGAAATCGTTATTCAAGATCCAACAGAGAAAAATATTCGTAAAGCCTTGAATTTTGGACATACTTTAGGACATGCTATTGAAGGATACTTCCTGGAAAGTGAAGAGAAAACAACTTTGCTGCATGGTGAAGCGATTGCGGTTGGAATGATCTTGGAAAGTTATATCTCACTTCAGAAAGGATTAATTTCTGCAGAAGAATACAGAGAAATCAAAGCGGTAATAAAAGATATTTATGACGATGTGGTTTTTGAGGAAAATGACATTGATCCGATCTTGGAATTGTTAATTCACGACAAAAAAAATGAATACGGTTTAATTCAATTTGCATTAATTGAAGGAATCGGAAAAATAAAAATCAACCAATCCGTTGAAAATAAATTGATTCTAGAAGCGTTTGAGGATTATAAATCTTAAACTTTTTTTAATCAAAAGCATTGCATTTGGTATATATTATTTTTTACATTTGCGCCATGAAAACAAACAAGCAGCAAAGGCACTTTAGCTCTTACAGAAACAGACTCAGCAGTTCTTTATTAAGAATGCTGAACCGTTTTTACAATAGTAAAAGCCCTTTCTGTTTTGATGTTTTCCAATGTACAAAAGCAGAGCATGAAAAACTGCCTATTATATTTGCCAATATTAGAGTTTGAATTTAAGATTAAGTCCCCAAAAACCTAAAATTAAATTATAATTACAATCTCTAAACATTGATAAATAAATGAATACAAAATATTCTGATCTAATAAACCAAACATACTACTTTCCACAAGAGGAATTTAAACTAAACAAAGACAACCTGTTATTTCACAACATCGATTTGATGAAATTGGTTGAACAATATGGTACACCATTAAAGTTTACTTACTTGCCTCAGATTTCTGAAAACATCAACAAAGCAAAAGCTTGGTTCAGAAAATCAATGGAAAAGAATAAATACGAAGCAAAGTATTACTATTGTTATTGCACTAAAAGCTCTCATTTTGAATACATTATGAATGAAGCTTTCAAGAATAACATTCACATTGAAACATCATCTGCTTTTGATGTAAATATTGTGGAGAATTTATTAGAAAACGGAAAAATCAACAAAAGTACGTATGTAATCTGTAATGGTTTCAAAAGAGACGAATACATTACTAACATTGGTAGATTAATCAACAATGGGCATAAAAACACTATTCCAATTATTGATAACTACGAAGAGTTAGATCTACTTCAAGCAGAAATTAAAGGAAAATTCAAAATCGGAATCCGTATTGCTGCTGAAGAAGAACCTAAATTTGAGTTTTATACTTCTAGATTAGGTATTGGTTACAAAAACATAGTTTCTTTCTATAAAAAACAAATCCAGGAAAATGACAAATTAGAGCTGAAAATGCTTCACTTTTTCATTAATACTGGTATAAACGATACTTCATATTACTGGAATGAGCTTGTAAAATGTATCAAAGTATACATTGCTCTTAAAAAAGAGTGCCCTACTCTTGACGGTTTGAACATTGGTGGTGGTTTTCCAATTAAAAACTCACTTGCCTTTGAATATGATTATCAATATATGATTGATGAAATCATCAATCAGATTAAAATTGCTTGTGATGAAGCTGAAGTTGATGTTCCAAATATTTTTACGGAATTTGGTTCATTTACAGTAGGCGAAAGCGGTGGTGCAATCTATCAGATTTTGTATCAAAAACAACAAAATGATAGAGAAAAATGGAATATGATTGATTCATCTTTCATTACCACTTTACCAGATACTTGGGCTATAAACAAACGTTTTATTATGCTGGCAGTAAATCGCTGGAATGATACTTACGAACGGGTTCTGTTAGGAGGTCTTACTTGTGATAGTGACGATTATTACAATTCTGAACAAAACATGAACGCCATTTATTTGCCTAAATACAACAAAGAGAAACCATTATACATTGGATTCTTTAATACTGGCGCTTATCAAGAAACAATTGGAGGATACGGAGGTCTGCACCACTGTCTAATTCCGCAACCTAAACACATTTTAATTGATCGTGATGAAAATGGAATTCTGGCAACCGAGGTTTTCTCAGAACAACAGACTTCAGACGATGTTTTAAAGATTTTAGGATACAAAAAAAAGGTGTAAAAAAACGGCAGATTAAGTTATAATTTTTCTTAAAAAATTCTTAATTTGCATTAACATCCAAAAAGGTTAAACTTTTTAATTCAAAAAAAACAAAAAAAATGAAAGGACCAATCAGTCAGTTTATTGAAAAACACTATTTGCATTTTAATTCTGCTTCATTAGTAGATGCAGCAAAAGCATACGAGCAGCAATTAGCTGATGGTGCTAAGATGCTGGTAAGTATGGCTGGCGCAATGAGTACAGCAGAAATTGGTAAAATTTTTGCCGAAGTAATCAGACAAGACAAAGTGCACATTATTTCATGTACTGGAGCAAATTTAGAAGAAGACATCATGAATTTAGTAGCTCATTCTCACTACGAGAGAGTTCCTAATTACCGTGATTTGACACCAGAAGACGAATGGGCCTTGCTAGAAAGAGGATTAAACCGTGTTACAGACACTTGTATTCCTGAGCATGAAGCTTTCCGTCGTTTACAAAAACATATTTACAAAATCTGGAAAGATGCTGACGACAAAGGTGAGCGTTACTTTCCACACGAATTTATGTATAAAATGTTGTTATCTGGCGTTTTAGAAGAATATTACGAAATTGATCTAAAAGATAGCTGGATGTATGCAGCTGCAGAGAAAAATTTACCAATTATCGTTCCAGGATGGGAAGATAGTACAATGGGTAACAT from Flavobacterium sp. KACC 22763 includes these protein-coding regions:
- a CDS encoding O-antigen ligase family protein yields the protein MDNNKINSIINETKGKSSFPNFVVISFIVSLLIIDFFPYFNSAEIINPQFLYLSILNVIIAVYQYFNSSLIAENIFPSLKRSYIFKFYLGFLFFCAASYFAAKNTSLVLTKFTEIVIVFCLFVNLTILLKNKLDLLYKIILVVSISALIQSWQQLCHFIIIPRHASIMDLLSSMKGNTGNINILAASLTIKVPFLLLGITHFTAYKKWLLVFILFSVTSVIFLTGARTPLINLFLIYSIYIIYLLKEYSFKRTTISKALVLIVPVLTAIVFANSIFEKSKDKGRYSSLENRVTQINVDDASSQLRLSFWGNTLKMTKESPLTGIGLGNYQVESIPYERTTSNDSQVSLHAHNDFLEILAETGIINGLIYLSIFIYSFFINLKRILKPQKEESQLVALLTLLLLVVYGIDSFFNFPMYRPTMAIFFSLILALTVTNSETDQITLPNKLFSFKTITAIIIVISLITSYSGFIIYKASNLEYLIARDDINNKLKGLLTGDQVVNKISGYPNTFSSSESFYEYAGIYYVREKQYDKALKCFSKAGKINGYSGRIEFYKHVISKHKGNMDSAYVYSKQAFYLRPRNYDLFNAAINLAISKKDTTEILKQNKLFSQYRPMPQTWDLAVRGLRYSGYNDQNLIQFLNEGLKKFPGDSILSKQKNELLITTYLTGGQNFEYKDDLSSALESYEKALKIDPKNIYVTQNIGFNYLKQGQNKKAINALQEALKYPGLNDGKTEFFLAICYLKENDKVNAQKYFNLSKDKNYPIAKQLMAKTQNSDTEVAALKKRKNDLIIADLITEGQNYEDKKEMDKALESYQKAQKIDPKSIYVAQNIGFYYLKIGQSKKAIYYLLNALKYPGLNGGKTEYFLAICYLKENDKNNACKYLNIAQDKNYSDAQQLLKMCK
- the aroB gene encoding 3-dehydroquinate synthase produces the protein MQSIQANNYFVHFNENAYEALNKHLRESKYSNIFMIVDDQTNEYCLSKFIPLLETDLAIEIIEFEAGEANKNIETCIEIWNILTELGADRKSLIINLGGGVVTDLGGFVASTFKRGVDFINIPTTLLSMVDASVGGKTGVDLGNLKNQIGVINVPQMVLIDTQYLETLPQSEMRSGLAEMLKHGLIYDAPYWRQFSDLKSIVFDELDQLIYRSVEIKNEIVIQDPTEKNIRKALNFGHTLGHAIEGYFLESEEKTTLLHGEAIAVGMILESYISLQKGLISAEEYREIKAVIKDIYDDVVFEENDIDPILELLIHDKKNEYGLIQFALIEGIGKIKINQSVENKLILEAFEDYKS
- a CDS encoding arginine decarboxylase encodes the protein MNTKYSDLINQTYYFPQEEFKLNKDNLLFHNIDLMKLVEQYGTPLKFTYLPQISENINKAKAWFRKSMEKNKYEAKYYYCYCTKSSHFEYIMNEAFKNNIHIETSSAFDVNIVENLLENGKINKSTYVICNGFKRDEYITNIGRLINNGHKNTIPIIDNYEELDLLQAEIKGKFKIGIRIAAEEEPKFEFYTSRLGIGYKNIVSFYKKQIQENDKLELKMLHFFINTGINDTSYYWNELVKCIKVYIALKKECPTLDGLNIGGGFPIKNSLAFEYDYQYMIDEIINQIKIACDEAEVDVPNIFTEFGSFTVGESGGAIYQILYQKQQNDREKWNMIDSSFITTLPDTWAINKRFIMLAVNRWNDTYERVLLGGLTCDSDDYYNSEQNMNAIYLPKYNKEKPLYIGFFNTGAYQETIGGYGGLHHCLIPQPKHILIDRDENGILATEVFSEQQTSDDVLKILGYKKKV
- a CDS encoding deoxyhypusine synthase family protein produces the protein MKGPISQFIEKHYLHFNSASLVDAAKAYEQQLADGAKMLVSMAGAMSTAEIGKIFAEVIRQDKVHIISCTGANLEEDIMNLVAHSHYERVPNYRDLTPEDEWALLERGLNRVTDTCIPEHEAFRRLQKHIYKIWKDADDKGERYFPHEFMYKMLLSGVLEEYYEIDLKDSWMYAAAEKNLPIIVPGWEDSTMGNIFASYVIKGDLKASTMKSGIEYMTFLADWYSKNSSNGIGFFQIGGGIAGDFPICVVPMLYQDMEMHDVPFWSYFCQISDSTTSYGSYSGAVPNEKITWGKLDIKTPKFIIESDATIVAPLIFAYLLDL